A single Micromonospora sp. CCTCC AA 2012012 DNA region contains:
- a CDS encoding LURP-one-related/scramblase family protein has product MQLDTLQTQHQFFIRQRIRMMVNQYEVRAVAPDGTEGELLAFAQQKRLAFKEQVTIYTDDSKQTPLLGFKARQRLDLGATYDVTDHAGNPIGLFRKDFAQSLLRSTWHVEQPGLPQVTGQERSLPVALLRRFVDSLSWLPYHFDFVAGGQPVFSVVKKWGLRDKYVVEIQHPQVDRRLVIAMAVGLDALQAR; this is encoded by the coding sequence ATGCAGCTCGACACCTTGCAGACCCAGCACCAGTTCTTCATCCGCCAGCGGATCCGGATGATGGTCAACCAGTACGAGGTCCGCGCCGTGGCGCCGGACGGCACGGAGGGTGAGCTGCTCGCGTTCGCGCAGCAGAAGCGGCTCGCCTTCAAGGAGCAGGTGACGATCTACACCGACGACTCCAAGCAGACCCCGCTGCTCGGCTTCAAGGCCCGTCAGCGGCTCGACCTCGGCGCCACGTACGACGTGACCGACCACGCCGGGAACCCGATCGGGCTGTTCCGCAAGGACTTCGCCCAGTCGCTGCTGCGCTCGACGTGGCACGTCGAGCAGCCCGGCCTGCCGCAGGTCACGGGGCAGGAGCGCAGCCTGCCGGTGGCGCTGCTGCGCCGGTTCGTCGACTCGCTCTCCTGGCTGCCGTACCACTTCGACTTCGTCGCCGGCGGCCAGCCGGTGTTCTCCGTGGTGAAGAAGTGGGGCCTGCGCGACAAGTACGTCGTCGAGATCCAGCACCCGCAGGTCGACCGACGGCTCGTCATCGCGATGGCGGTCGGCCTGGACGCCCTCCAGGCCCGCTGA
- a CDS encoding Rv3654c family TadE-like protein, translated as MTDRHRSAERGGATVCLLAVGLVLLLFGLSGAAVAAARLGRQRAAVAADFGALAAAARVPAGEQVACATAAELVRANGARLVGCRLDGLDVLVTTEVTIRPVPGLTRAASATSRAGPVRG; from the coding sequence GTGACCGACCGCCACCGGTCGGCCGAGCGGGGCGGGGCGACCGTGTGCCTGCTCGCGGTCGGTCTGGTGCTGCTGCTGTTCGGGCTCTCCGGTGCGGCGGTCGCCGCCGCGCGGCTGGGGCGGCAGCGGGCCGCGGTGGCGGCGGACTTCGGGGCGCTCGCGGCGGCGGCCCGGGTGCCGGCCGGCGAGCAGGTGGCCTGCGCGACCGCTGCGGAGCTGGTCCGGGCCAACGGTGCCCGCCTCGTCGGCTGCCGGCTCGACGGGCTGGACGTCCTGGTCACGACCGAGGTGACGATCCGCCCGGTGCCGGGCCTGACCCGGGCCGCCTCGGCCACCTCCCGGGCCGGACCGGTTCGGGGCTGA
- a CDS encoding TadE family type IV pilus minor pilin, with protein sequence MPPAAHPGRATGDRGSFTAELAAGLPALVLLLFAGLTAVDAVGTKAGCLHAAREAALAASRGGAGTDAGTRAAPDGAVVTVEVRGDQVTATVRAPVRALTTRLPRITVSASAVAALEPGGPEPPP encoded by the coding sequence ATTCCTCCTGCCGCTCACCCCGGACGGGCGACAGGCGACCGTGGTTCGTTCACCGCCGAACTGGCGGCCGGCCTGCCGGCGCTGGTCCTGCTCCTCTTCGCTGGTCTCACCGCGGTCGACGCGGTGGGGACGAAAGCCGGCTGTCTGCACGCGGCCCGGGAGGCGGCACTCGCCGCCTCCCGGGGCGGAGCGGGCACCGATGCCGGCACCCGGGCCGCCCCCGACGGCGCGGTCGTGACCGTCGAGGTACGCGGCGACCAGGTGACCGCCACCGTCCGCGCCCCGGTCCGCGCACTCACCACCCGGCTACCCCGCATCACCGTGTCGGCCAGCGCGGTGGCGGCGCTGGAACCGGGCGGACCGGAGCCGCCGCCGTGA
- a CDS encoding DUF4244 domain-containing protein, protein MRKLLRRLRGDAGMNTAEYAVGTLAAVAFAGILLKVLTSGNVQAALTAVIDRALK, encoded by the coding sequence ATGCGCAAACTCCTCCGTCGCCTGCGCGGTGACGCCGGTATGAACACCGCCGAGTACGCCGTCGGCACGCTCGCCGCGGTCGCCTTCGCCGGCATCCTGCTCAAGGTGCTCACCTCCGGCAACGTGCAGGCCGCGCTCACCGCCGTCATCGACCGGGCGTTGAAGTGA
- a CDS encoding type II secretion system F family protein produces the protein MPGRPGDAASDRAVRRPDRIRLGAGLAGVAALVVVGGWAGLLVGALVAVAADRLLRRLTPRAVRDRRLREVADLPLAADLLAAALRAGAPVDRSVLAVAEALGGPLAERLARVGRTLLLGGGPEEAWSHLRPVAGADPLVAAALRSTSSGAALAGALTRLADELRAERSTAAEAAARRAGVLIVLPLGLCFLPAFILAGLVPVIVAVLGDLL, from the coding sequence GTGCCCGGCCGTCCGGGCGACGCCGCGTCCGACCGGGCGGTGCGGCGGCCGGACCGGATCCGGCTCGGGGCGGGACTCGCCGGTGTCGCCGCTCTGGTCGTCGTCGGTGGCTGGGCCGGTCTGCTGGTCGGGGCGCTGGTCGCGGTCGCGGCGGACCGGTTGTTGCGGCGGCTCACCCCGCGTGCCGTCCGGGACCGGCGACTGCGCGAGGTCGCCGACCTGCCGCTCGCCGCGGACCTGCTCGCGGCGGCGCTGCGCGCCGGTGCGCCGGTGGACCGCTCGGTGCTGGCCGTGGCGGAGGCGCTCGGCGGGCCGCTCGCCGAACGGCTGGCCCGGGTCGGCCGCACGCTGCTGCTCGGCGGTGGCCCGGAGGAGGCCTGGTCGCACCTGCGGCCGGTGGCCGGTGCCGACCCTCTGGTGGCTGCCGCGCTCAGGTCCACCAGCAGCGGTGCGGCGCTGGCCGGCGCGCTCACCCGGCTCGCCGACGAGCTGCGGGCCGAGCGGTCCACCGCGGCTGAGGCGGCGGCCCGGCGGGCCGGCGTGCTCATCGTGCTGCCGCTCGGGCTCTGTTTCCTGCCCGCCTTCATTCTCGCCGGTCTGGTGCCGGTGATCGTCGCCGTCCTCGGCGACCTGCTCTGA